The following coding sequences lie in one Fimbriiglobus ruber genomic window:
- a CDS encoding tyrosine-type recombinase/integrase: MATLKKVMTTFWHDQNGNRVKPGTPGAKKVKVQSSKWYIVYKHEGRVKRVPAFTDKAASQKKLADHLAALERGQAGLTDPYKIHFDRALGEHIGDYLEDLRHGGTSPEYHEAVELRLARVFDGIKAKSLRDVTADKLKAFFRTMTDARVKQGDEPRPISVATKNDYRAGVYTFFQWLKKEQRHPENIVERVPRAESPKGESSETRKRRALKPADLRKLIGVAAEYPVSARQINRGGRPRKDGSRPAAGTVKFNPETLDQLQSQGRERRLMYLLAVFTGLRRGELSRIQVKDVRLKKGVLDVPGRKTKNGRRAIIPLVSGLVAELRDWVKGKNDDDVLIAVPCRHNLRRLHMAHLTMSQIPYKTEQGHADWHSLRKTVNTFLRRKQVPLRQRQRFLRHAAADLTTRRYDDERVGDMGAAVKQLERLWKFVTRRAENS; encoded by the coding sequence ATGGCTACGCTGAAAAAGGTGATGACGACCTTCTGGCACGACCAGAACGGAAACCGCGTCAAACCGGGGACGCCTGGAGCGAAGAAGGTAAAAGTTCAGTCCTCGAAATGGTACATCGTCTACAAGCACGAAGGGCGTGTGAAGCGGGTTCCGGCGTTTACAGACAAAGCCGCATCCCAGAAGAAACTGGCAGATCATTTGGCTGCCTTGGAGCGAGGCCAGGCAGGACTGACAGACCCGTACAAAATTCACTTCGACCGCGCGCTTGGCGAACATATCGGCGATTATCTCGAAGACCTCCGGCACGGGGGAACCTCGCCTGAATACCACGAGGCCGTCGAACTTCGGCTCGCCCGGGTATTCGACGGCATCAAAGCCAAGAGCCTGCGGGACGTAACGGCCGACAAGCTCAAGGCATTTTTCCGAACGATGACCGATGCGCGGGTGAAACAGGGCGACGAACCGCGGCCGATCAGCGTAGCGACCAAAAACGACTACCGGGCCGGCGTGTACACGTTTTTCCAGTGGCTGAAGAAAGAGCAGCGGCACCCTGAGAACATCGTTGAGCGCGTCCCTCGGGCCGAGTCGCCGAAAGGGGAATCGAGTGAAACGCGAAAACGCCGCGCCCTCAAGCCCGCGGATTTGCGGAAACTGATCGGCGTCGCGGCCGAATACCCGGTGTCAGCCCGCCAAATAAACCGGGGCGGCCGCCCGAGAAAAGATGGCTCGCGCCCGGCAGCCGGAACCGTCAAATTCAATCCGGAGACGCTAGACCAGCTTCAGTCTCAAGGGCGCGAGCGGAGGCTGATGTATTTATTGGCCGTATTCACCGGCTTGCGACGGGGTGAATTATCCCGGATACAAGTGAAGGACGTGAGACTGAAAAAAGGCGTCCTCGATGTTCCCGGTCGGAAGACAAAAAACGGGCGGCGAGCGATTATTCCGCTTGTTAGCGGATTGGTTGCCGAACTCCGGGATTGGGTTAAGGGCAAAAACGACGACGACGTCCTTATTGCGGTCCCGTGCCGCCACAACCTGCGCCGGTTGCACATGGCCCATCTCACGATGTCGCAGATCCCCTACAAAACCGAGCAGGGCCACGCCGACTGGCACAGCCTCAGAAAGACGGTCAACACGTTCCTCCGCAGAAAGCAGGTTCCACTTCGCCAGCGGCAACGTTTTCTGCGGCACGCGGCCGCCGATCTTACGACGAGGCGATATGACGATGAGCGAGTTGGCGACATGGGAGCCGCGGTCAAACAACTCGAACGATTGTGGAAATTCGTGACCCGTCGAGCGGAAAACTCATAA
- a CDS encoding site-specific integrase — protein MGRPKSTFPPPIKTKGNRSRMWWRGEWYDLGVTSTAEAKAKYAQLIAMWSVDPNATPHARTDLAVADLCSDYLKSKACPTEPNQLARVDRAIDLLLEVHLTTAVKDFGPVALEAWQDRLCVTVDDDGRKRWSRGYICDLVDVVRRIWKWGVRTQRVEPDKLIALKAVPRPAYGVARETPPRQPADLEDVRKTLPHLRTPVRAAVSLQLLVGARPSEMLQLRPVDVHRVGKVRIDGVGVFDVDAEKVWVYVPEKHKGKSRRKVRVIHFGPKAQEILRPFLERDPEAFCFSPQEAQAERREIARAARVEAKGNRGGSRKKKTEVSTVEPGERYFRQSYTQAVERACKKACVPKWTPYQLRHLRAEQIDEVFGPYMAAEVLGHGDLKTIETYAKKAGATKRAAKVARETG, from the coding sequence ATGGGTCGTCCGAAGAGCACGTTTCCGCCCCCCATCAAAACCAAGGGCAACCGCTCCCGTATGTGGTGGCGGGGCGAGTGGTACGATCTCGGCGTGACCAGCACGGCCGAGGCCAAAGCGAAGTACGCACAGCTTATCGCGATGTGGTCCGTCGACCCGAACGCGACCCCGCACGCCAGGACCGATCTGGCGGTGGCCGACCTGTGTAGCGATTACCTCAAGTCGAAAGCCTGCCCCACCGAACCCAACCAACTGGCGAGAGTGGATCGGGCGATCGACTTACTCCTCGAAGTTCACCTCACGACCGCCGTGAAGGACTTTGGACCGGTCGCGCTGGAAGCCTGGCAGGACCGGCTCTGCGTAACCGTGGACGACGACGGCCGGAAGCGGTGGTCGCGCGGCTACATCTGCGATCTGGTCGACGTGGTCCGGCGGATCTGGAAATGGGGGGTTCGGACACAACGGGTCGAGCCCGACAAGCTGATCGCGTTGAAGGCCGTTCCAAGGCCCGCCTATGGCGTCGCGCGGGAGACACCACCACGGCAGCCGGCCGACTTGGAAGACGTGAGGAAGACGCTCCCACACCTCCGAACGCCGGTCCGAGCCGCGGTGTCGCTCCAGTTGCTGGTCGGCGCTCGACCCAGCGAAATGCTCCAGTTGCGACCCGTGGACGTCCACAGGGTGGGTAAGGTGCGGATCGACGGGGTAGGGGTGTTCGATGTCGACGCCGAGAAGGTCTGGGTGTATGTCCCCGAGAAGCACAAAGGAAAGAGCCGGCGGAAGGTGCGCGTGATCCACTTCGGGCCGAAGGCTCAAGAGATCCTGCGGCCGTTTCTGGAACGCGATCCGGAGGCGTTCTGCTTCTCGCCCCAGGAAGCACAGGCCGAGCGGCGGGAGATTGCGAGAGCTGCGCGCGTTGAAGCGAAAGGAAACCGGGGCGGATCGCGAAAAAAGAAAACCGAAGTCTCGACAGTGGAACCTGGGGAACGGTACTTTAGACAGAGTTACACCCAAGCGGTCGAGAGAGCTTGCAAGAAAGCGTGCGTGCCGAAGTGGACCCCGTATCAGCTTCGCCACCTTCGCGCCGAGCAGATCGACGAAGTGTTCGGGCCGTACATGGCGGCAGAAGTCCTTGGTCACGGTGACCTGAAGACGATCGAGACCTACGCGAAAAAGGCGGGGGCGACGAAGCGGGCGGCGAAGGTGGCCCGGGAGACAGGCTGA